A portion of the Archocentrus centrarchus isolate MPI-CPG fArcCen1 chromosome 19, fArcCen1, whole genome shotgun sequence genome contains these proteins:
- the eef2k gene encoding eukaryotic elongation factor 2 kinase isoform X6: MPDPWAQFHLEDIATEPCIRYRYNAVTGDWFQDQIHLKMAAQPFGKGAMRECFRAKKLSNFSHSSNWKSASNYVAKRYMETVDRSVYFEDVRLQMEAKLWGEEYNRHRPPKQVDIMQMCVVEMINRPGKALFHLEHYIEGKYIKYNSNSGFVRDDNLRLTPQAFSHFTFERSGHQLIVVDIQGVGDLYTDPQIHTAKGTDYGDGNLGVRGMALFFHSHLCNKICKSMGLTPFDLSQAETSQLDCTNKLLKSAQTVLRGCEEHCGSPRVRTMSASRAPPLLSRLSETSSADESMSDVESIPCSPLILPYSPPAAAGSLGLSFTGMCEHDRLSNTSEHRESENSGDSGYPSERRSEGDPNDHIDGRKMVAPPRVSANLNSNSSDSDWLTEEKWTFFHSSRAHVHRPSCVATEVERLNNLLQKKIGQSILGKVHLAMVRYHEAGRFCEKDEQWDQESAMFHLERAALCGELEAIVALGQCCLQLPHHILPEMQLEDNAGNRMRGFKYLLQAAEAGDRSSMIIVARAFDTGASLSADRKQDWSEAVHWYDSALNMMDYDEGGEFDGTQDEPRYLLLAREAEMYQEGGHNLAADPQRAGDLFTEAAEAAMAAMKGRLANQYYMKAEEAWALMEE; the protein is encoded by the exons GTACAATGCCGTTACAGGAGATTGGTTTCAAGACCAGATCCACCTCAAGATGGCTGCACAG CCTTTTGGGAAAGGGGCCATGAGGGAGTGCTTCAGAGC GAAGAAGTTGTCGAATTTCTCACACAGCAGCAACTGGAAGTCGGCATCCAACTATGTGGCCAAGCGTTACATGGAGACGGTGGATAGGAGTGTTTACTTTGAGGATGTCAGGCTGCAGATGGAGGCCAAACTTTGGGGCGAGGAGTACAATCGCCACCGACCTCCCAAACAG GTGGACATCATGCAGATGTGTGTGGTGGAGATGATAAACCGACCCGGTAAAGCTCTCTTCCATCTGGAGCATTACATCGAGGGCAAGTACATCAAATACAACTCCAATTCCGGTTTTGTGAGGGACGACAACCTCCGCCTCACTCCACAG GCCTTTAGTCACTTCACCTTTGAGCGGTCGGGCCACCAGCTGATCGTGGTGGACATCCAGGGAGTTGGAGATCTCTACACTGACCCTCAGATCCACACAGCGAAGGGGACCGACTATGGAGATGGAAATCTAG GTGTGCGAGGCATGgccctgtttttccactctcACCTGTGTAACAAGATCTGCAAGAGCATGGGCCTGACGCCGTTCGACCTTTCCCAAGCTGAGACGTCTCAGCTGGACTGCACCAACAAACTGCTT AAGTCAGCCCAGACGGTGCTGAGGGGGTGCGAGGAGCACTGCGGTTCTCCTCGTGTTCGCACCATGTCAGCCAGCCGGGCGCCTCCGCTCCTATCCCGCCTGTCTGAGACCTCGTCTGCAGATGAGAGCATGAGCGATGTGGAATCTATCCCCTGCTCCCCTCTCATCCTTCCTTACTCCCCCCCAGCTGCAGCTGGCTCTCTAG GCTTATCTTTTACCGGCATGTGTGAACACGACAGACTGAGCAACACAAGTGAACACAGG GAATCAGAAAACAGCGGGGACAGCGGCTACCCCAGCGAGAGGAGGAGTGAAGGGGATCCGAATGACCACATAGATGGG AGGAAGATGGTAGCTCCTCCAAGAGTCTCTGCaaacttaaattcaaactctTCTGACAGCGACTGG CTGACAGAGGAGAAGTGGACCTTCTTTCACTCATCCCGCGCTCACGTCCACCGACCTTCCTGTGTGGCCACAGAGGTGGAACGACTCAACAATCTGCTGCAGAAGAAGATCGGCCAGTCGATTCTTGGAAAG GTCCATCTGGCGATGGTGCGGTACCACGAAGCGGGCCGTTTCTGTGAGAAGGACGAGCAGTGGGACCAGGAGTCGGCCATGTTCCACCTGGAGAGAGCTGCCTTGTGTGGAGAGCTGGAGGCCATCGTAGCCTTGGGACAGTGCtgtctgcagctgcctcatCATATACTCCCAGAAATGCAGCTGGAG GATAATGCAGGAAACAGGATGAGAGGGTTCAAGTATCTGCTGCAGGCTGCTGAGGCCGGAGACAGATCTTCAATGATCATAGTGGCCAGAGCCTTTGATACTGGGGCCAGTCTGTCTGCTGACAG AAAGCAGGACTGGTCTGAAGCGGTTCACTGGTATGACAGCGCGCTGAACATGATGGACTATGACGAGGGAGGAGAGTTTGATGGGACTCAGGATGAGCCTCGCTACCTTCTGCTGGCCAGAGAGGCAGAGATGTACCAAGAGGGAGGCCACAACCTCGCCGCAGACCCACAGAGAGCAG GTGATCTTTTTACTGAAGCCGCAGAAGCTGCCATGGCGGCCATGAAGGGTCGACTGGCCAACCAGTACTACATGAAAGCTGAAGAAGCCTGGGCATTAATGGAGGAGTGA
- the polr3e gene encoding DNA-directed RNA polymerase III subunit RPC5, with protein MASGDDDDPIIEEIDVYLAKSLADKLYLFQYPVRPSNMTYDDVNHLAAKIKPKQQRVELEISMDIMSPNYCRSKGEQIALNVDGTGYDETNTYSAKVMDKQTFSSIQATTNTSRYAAAVLRKGELHVTPLMGILQMRPSFSYLDKADNKTREREAANEGGDSSQDEAEEEAKAITVRFARPESEQARQRRIQSYEFLQKKQAEEPWVHLSYHGVKDGRSEHERQYLFCQSVDASENSELVKTPKEYLAMLMPPLTEEKVVKPVGPSNVLSMAQLRTLPLGEQVKTLMKNVKVMPFANLMGLLASGTDSTSVLRCIQQVALLVQGNWVVKSDVLYPKNTFSAHSGVPAEVLCRGRDFVMWRFTLERSVMRKEIASVIKLPPEDVKEFLEHVAAPRANRGWEFLLPTDVDFIEKHPDVAHRQNMLWLGIQSKLEKVFNFSKEDFVPKKSAQSDPVHISGEQRLKMAQERAQEKQSSLQKDLEARRGGSSVRVKQEPVSDREDEPMDTSSSSIPNGSVNGYPSATSPDFDHANSNGGSPTNTPSPELQDFVIKTFRKHFVLTLNELKRLFNLHVASMPVGRSVFHSISDHMLQDAILLSQQCKQIMVPFPAQTKAAPDEQKVFGLWETGEDFDKHRRLLYDVFAKNYRVRRNIIQARLAQEFGDVSKADIDRLLNECCSSHAGMWYLKGTIQS; from the exons ATGGCCAGTGGAGATGATGATGACCCCATTATAGAGGAG atTGACGTGTACCTTGCCAAAAGCCTCGCAGATAAGCTGTATCTTTTCCAG TACCCTGTCCGACCATCCAATATGACCTACGATGATGTCAACCACTTGGCGGCTAAGATCAAACCCAAGCAGCAAAGG GTGGAGCTGGAAATATCCATGGACATAATGAGTCCAAACTACTGTCGCAGTAAGGGAGAGCAAATCGCCCTGAATGTGGACGGCACGGGTTATGACGAAACCAACACCTACTCAGc TAAAGTGATGGACAAGCAAACCTTCTCATCCATCCAGGCCACCACCAACACCTCCAGATACGCAGCTGCTGTGCTTCGCAAAG GTGAACTTCACGTCACACCTCTGATGGGAATCCTTCAGATGAGGCCGAGCTTCTCTTACCTGGACAAGGCTGACAAcaaaaccagagagagagaggcggccAATGAAG GTGGAGACTCCTCTCAGGATGAAGCCGAGGAGGAAGCCAAAGCAATTACG GTGAGGTTTGCTCGTCCCGAGTCGGAGCAGGCCCGTCAGAGAAGGATCCAGTCATATGAATTCCTCCAGAAGAAGCAAGCGGAAGAACCCTGGGTTCACCTGTCCTATCATGGAGTCAAG GACGGGCGCTCGGAGCATGAACGGCAGTACCTGTTCTGTCAGTCGGTGGATGCCTCGGAAAACTCTgaactggtgaaaactccaaa gGAGTATCTGGCGATGTTGATGCCGCCCCTTACAGAGGAGAAAGT CGTGAAGCCTGTGGGTCCCAGTAATGTGCTCTCCATGGCTCAGCTCCGAACTCTGCCGCTGGGAGAACAGGTCAAGACCCTGATGAAGAATG TGAAGGTAATGCCGTTTGCCAACCTGATGGGCCTGCTTGCCTCTGGCACAGACTCGACCTCAGTGCTGCGCTGCATCCAGCAGGTGGCACTGCTGGTTCAGGGGAACTGGGTTGTCAAGAG TGATGTTCTGTATCCTAAAAACACCTTCAGTGCTCACAGTGGTGTCCCTGCTGAGGTCCTCTGCCGTGGCAGAGACTTTGTG ATGTGGAGGTTTACTCTGGAGCGCTCTGTGATGAGAAAGGAGATTGCGTCCGTCATCAAA CTTCCCCCGGAAGACGTGAAGGAGTTCCTGGAACACGTGGCGGCTCCTCGGGCCAACCGGGGCTGGGAGTTCCTGCTGCCTACTGATGTAGACTTCATTGAGAAACACCCAGATGTTGCCCACAGGCAGAACATGCTGTGGCTTGGCATCCAGAGCAA GTTGGAAAAGGTGTTTAATTTCTCTAAAGAAGACTTTGTGCCAAAGAAGTCCGCTCAGTCTG ATCCCGTCCACATCAGCGGGGAGCAGCGTCTGAAGATGGCTCAGGAGCGAGCGCAAGAAAAACAGTCGTCGCTGCAGAAGGACCTGGAGGCCAGGCGTGGAGGAAGCAGCGTCCGTGTCAAACAGGAGCCCGTCAGCGACAGAGAAGATGAGCCAATGGacacatcctcctcctccattcCCAACGGTTCTGTCAATGGTTACCCCAGTGCCACCTCCCCTGACTTTGACCACGCTAACAGTAATGGAGGGAGTCCCACCAACACGCCGTCCCCGGAGCTGCAGGATTTCGTGATAAAGACTTTCCGGAAGCATTTTGTGCTCACGCTGAATGAGCTGAAGAGGCTGTTTAACCTCCATGTGGCGTCCATGCCGGTCGGTCGGAGCGTCTTCCACTCCATCTCGGACCACATGCTACAAGACGCCATACTGCTCAGCCAACAGTGCAAACAGATAATGGTGCCT TTTCCTGCTCAGACCAAAGCGGCCCCAGATGAACAGAAGGTGTTTGGCTTGTGGGAGACCGGAGAGGACTTCGACAAG CATCGCCGGCTGCTCTACGACGTGTTTGCGAAGAACTACCGCGTCAGGAGGAACATAATCCAGGCCAGACTGGCTCAGGAGTTTGGAGACGTGTCCAAAGCCGACATTGACCGGCTGCTTAAT gagtgcTGCAGCAGCCACGCAGGGATGTGGTACCTAAAGGGAACAATACAGTCCTGA